A window of the Deinococcus gobiensis I-0 genome harbors these coding sequences:
- a CDS encoding DUF1064 domain-containing protein, whose amino-acid sequence MTLFHPGRKATHKFRAVRSERDGIKFDSKAEADYYDVLKLSAQAGDLVGLMRQPVFYLPGGTRYVADFLCFWADGRVDARDVKGMETAEFKVKWREVQAAYPFMTFVMVKRSGKSWKEEA is encoded by the coding sequence GTGACCCTCTTCCACCCGGGCCGGAAGGCCACGCACAAGTTCAGGGCGGTGCGCAGCGAGCGCGACGGCATCAAGTTCGACAGCAAGGCGGAGGCCGACTACTACGACGTGCTCAAGCTTTCTGCACAGGCGGGTGACCTGGTGGGCCTGATGCGGCAGCCCGTCTTCTATCTGCCGGGCGGCACGAGGTACGTCGCGGACTTCCTGTGCTTCTGGGCGGATGGGCGGGTCGATGCCCGGGACGTGAAGGGTATGGAGACGGCCGAGTTCAAGGTGAAGTGGCGGGAGGTCCAGGCGGCCTATCCCTTCATGACCTTCGTCATGGTCAAGCGCAGCGGCAAGAGCTGGAAGGAAGAAGCGTGA
- a CDS encoding phage tail tape measure protein produces MTLPDLKGTASLDITDFRKGIAQMQGDLQRLQAIAKSAGTIKITTDLRAAKQTTAEVDQLRAAATRPIKINADGSGLRDTDRAVRELAKSVKATRDLWQTQVITDDEAALSAQRLRNELLKLAAAEDTSAETLVKATQAAAQAQRTMDQARGEVTKGGFAANAALGILDALGNLGGPAGAAAAQIGNFITQGLTKGIDQGKRSVADESGELSDEVVQALKRKLRIQSPSVVMTEIGEFIVQGLIKGFKSDTDTLLAVVRRTGEQVPDAFKAGAGDGQAGGALAGLTDNLKSATDAADALAPSLGSAGEAVSLINDATSELGSGLAPVAEGLLSVGTELAQGLTAAGDAAAEVAPQADEAAAGLEDVAGAAQGVVEGLAPVGESLAAVGQEMAAGLGLAGDAAANAAPQVAAVGNSAEETASAAENLTAGLAPLAAGVLAFGAALTAALPKAAEFQTAMQAIAAESDLTATDLKNIGDGLLEVSNNVGVSAVALAKASFDLVGAGVRGAESNAAIVELARQAAELATAGMSDISSSADILSSALNAFNLSASSATRVSDIFIQTVNTGKISLEQIGSTMGEVFPKAAKLGVSLESLSASVATLTSVGVPAEQAVTGINSALDSILGPTTEASKAAAELGIGFDAATLKAKGLPQFLRDVATAANGSTAIMAELFGSTEAVNAVFALTSDVGAKKFTEALEKMAHANGATAEGFRDASNTYEHAQAKFTASVDNLQIAFASRFLPSITKATDGVSKFVQSLDEIGSNGAVQFVAIVGTSVVLANTFLKLSAAAKAAVGSTALFTAVANAGGLSAYIAGLGGIAGAMTLVTGATVAATVAAAPLLTVALAVGVALSGWKLGKLIGEMKLFGDETTTLNDKLTDFFAVTLFGADKDLIQQMREGEEAEQRRQLSLERTGQAATDTAAAIRATAAAEAAAVAEQNRAAAAREAEINKIRSQKAALEDLATTLEGRQFTLKLAGKSDLQRELAELKRDFDDLAQKAQDAFAGDLKNPKLLTALKQLRTQQAAEEAAARKTAADRAAATAGDAALAVQKAEIAALADGRAKKKVERALELQEFQKSVDDQVAALSDFPKRQAEIQAAGRAQAAAMRKGWAREDAEAAKEDAKRAAEETKAAARVVADAESAGRDALIAGIADETARRRAERDAQLSDLQDSIDAQVAEVAKYPDKVRKIQEAGRTREKGMRQQYANEDAEQARDTAQRIADAWAKAQDAAYAAQAAGRDNDLAQFELTLSRRLAGAKDNALALAQIEAQAVQERARLAQQSARDQYAADRQQLGDARDRALASDKLSDGERQAIWREYYSNLTKLSTDFQTGETARLQKQEEDARAAAEKIRLARIAAAVRPAEDAGRDVSAIQAQQQLAQSAAERLALEIRIQGAQERQAAAYAAMLARAKELGLTDEERTSLGDKLLASNNAVRQSQQAQLDLQKQIKGEAQQIVDLYGRLVVLTGRESGAAAAQRELAEATTQVGDAYARTLPYLDAYRAGSLRPQDYALAGEALGGLVSALEAQRQKLEALRSEYDRQRDALKSVQDVLKGFGEELGDQRLLDNAITFNQATYDQAKAALDTLLKGGQYDAAQLAEATGKLQTSYTGLKDAVAALGEARAREFEREAKRIKDESDRRTRLLDAQIKAAKTAGLDTSGLESQRDAIVADAERQVRGLEAKAEAARTAAQTALNDRTRGLQTLLQGVQQGAATAQKGVTDLAGEVKQAEKDVQDSADRMRKSLEGTFAGLPILAGKAGKTAGQQFAEQFLAGVKSLKLPALSAAAPATAATRPAVGSITQIITINGQNVTGTASQTTKQLLKALANEAEAECRRRGQ; encoded by the coding sequence ATGACCCTACCCGACCTGAAAGGGACGGCCAGTCTCGACATCACCGATTTTCGCAAGGGCATCGCCCAGATGCAGGGCGACCTCCAGCGTCTCCAGGCCATTGCCAAGAGCGCTGGCACCATCAAGATCACCACCGACCTCCGCGCCGCGAAACAGACGACCGCGGAGGTGGATCAACTGCGCGCCGCCGCTACCCGGCCTATCAAAATCAACGCCGACGGCAGCGGCCTGCGGGACACCGACCGCGCCGTGCGCGAACTGGCAAAGTCGGTCAAGGCGACGCGGGACCTTTGGCAGACTCAGGTCATCACAGATGATGAGGCGGCTCTTTCGGCCCAGCGGCTGCGGAACGAGTTGCTCAAGTTGGCCGCTGCCGAGGACACCAGCGCCGAGACGCTGGTCAAGGCTACCCAGGCCGCTGCCCAGGCCCAGCGCACGATGGACCAGGCGCGCGGCGAGGTCACCAAGGGCGGGTTTGCGGCCAATGCTGCGCTCGGCATCCTCGACGCCCTGGGCAATCTGGGCGGCCCAGCGGGGGCGGCAGCGGCGCAGATCGGCAACTTCATCACGCAGGGCCTGACGAAAGGCATAGACCAGGGCAAGCGCAGCGTGGCCGACGAGTCGGGGGAGCTATCCGACGAAGTGGTGCAGGCGCTCAAGCGCAAGCTCCGCATTCAGAGTCCCTCGGTCGTCATGACTGAGATCGGTGAATTCATCGTGCAGGGCCTCATCAAAGGGTTCAAGTCCGACACCGACACCCTACTGGCCGTCGTGCGCCGGACAGGCGAGCAGGTGCCCGACGCCTTCAAGGCTGGGGCTGGTGACGGCCAGGCGGGGGGTGCCCTCGCCGGGCTGACCGACAACCTCAAGAGTGCGACCGATGCCGCCGACGCCCTGGCCCCCTCTTTAGGCAGCGCGGGCGAGGCGGTGTCCTTGATCAACGATGCGACCTCCGAACTGGGCAGCGGATTAGCCCCCGTCGCTGAGGGCCTGCTGTCGGTCGGGACCGAGCTGGCCCAGGGACTGACTGCGGCCGGAGACGCCGCCGCCGAGGTCGCTCCGCAGGCCGATGAGGCAGCGGCGGGGCTTGAGGACGTCGCTGGAGCGGCCCAGGGAGTCGTTGAGGGACTGGCCCCGGTGGGCGAGTCGTTAGCTGCCGTGGGCCAGGAGATGGCCGCCGGGCTGGGGTTAGCTGGGGATGCCGCTGCTAATGCAGCGCCCCAGGTTGCCGCCGTCGGGAACTCGGCTGAGGAGACTGCCAGCGCAGCGGAGAACCTGACCGCCGGGCTCGCCCCCCTGGCTGCCGGGGTGCTTGCCTTCGGGGCGGCCCTCACGGCCGCTCTCCCTAAGGCGGCCGAGTTTCAGACGGCCATGCAGGCCATTGCCGCTGAAAGCGACCTGACCGCGACAGACCTCAAGAATATTGGGGATGGGCTGCTTGAGGTGAGCAATAACGTTGGTGTCTCGGCTGTCGCTCTTGCAAAGGCCAGTTTTGATCTAGTCGGGGCAGGAGTACGGGGGGCCGAGAGCAATGCCGCCATCGTGGAACTCGCTCGACAGGCGGCGGAACTGGCAACTGCTGGAATGAGTGATATTTCAAGTTCGGCGGACATCCTAAGTAGCGCTCTGAACGCTTTCAATTTGAGTGCCAGCAGTGCTACACGCGTCAGCGACATCTTCATTCAGACTGTGAACACCGGAAAAATAAGTCTGGAACAGATAGGCAGCACGATGGGCGAGGTGTTTCCGAAAGCAGCCAAGTTGGGCGTCAGCCTGGAATCCCTTTCGGCCAGCGTCGCTACCCTGACCTCTGTAGGGGTGCCTGCTGAGCAGGCCGTTACTGGGATCAACAGCGCCCTGGACAGCATCCTAGGACCAACCACCGAAGCCTCAAAAGCAGCAGCCGAGTTGGGCATTGGGTTTGATGCGGCGACCCTGAAAGCGAAAGGCCTGCCCCAGTTCCTAAGAGATGTAGCCACGGCAGCGAATGGCAGCACCGCCATCATGGCTGAGCTATTCGGCAGCACCGAAGCCGTTAATGCTGTGTTTGCATTGACCAGCGACGTGGGAGCTAAGAAATTCACCGAAGCTCTTGAGAAGATGGCGCACGCAAACGGCGCTACAGCAGAGGGTTTTCGAGACGCCTCCAACACCTACGAACATGCCCAGGCCAAGTTCACCGCCTCGGTTGACAATCTACAAATTGCATTTGCTAGTCGCTTCCTCCCCAGCATCACGAAGGCCACCGATGGCGTCTCGAAATTCGTACAGAGCCTTGACGAAATCGGCAGCAACGGGGCAGTGCAGTTCGTCGCCATCGTCGGCACGTCGGTGGTGCTGGCAAACACCTTCCTGAAGCTGAGCGCGGCTGCGAAGGCCGCCGTAGGCTCTACCGCGCTCTTTACCGCTGTCGCCAATGCTGGGGGGCTGAGTGCCTATATCGCCGGCTTGGGCGGGATCGCTGGTGCAATGACACTGGTTACGGGGGCGACAGTCGCCGCTACGGTTGCTGCTGCGCCGCTCCTCACGGTTGCGCTGGCCGTGGGCGTGGCTCTGTCTGGCTGGAAGCTGGGCAAGCTCATTGGCGAGATGAAGCTGTTCGGAGACGAGACGACGACCCTGAACGACAAGCTGACCGACTTCTTTGCCGTGACGCTCTTCGGGGCAGACAAAGATCTGATCCAGCAGATGCGAGAGGGGGAGGAAGCTGAACAGCGCCGTCAGCTCTCCCTGGAGCGCACTGGGCAGGCGGCCACCGATACCGCCGCCGCTATCCGAGCAACCGCTGCGGCCGAGGCGGCAGCGGTTGCCGAGCAGAACCGCGCCGCCGCCGCACGGGAAGCGGAAATCAACAAAATCCGCTCACAGAAAGCAGCCCTTGAGGACCTCGCCACCACACTGGAAGGCCGCCAGTTCACACTCAAGCTCGCTGGGAAATCCGACCTCCAACGCGAGCTGGCAGAACTGAAGCGTGATTTCGACGATCTCGCACAGAAAGCCCAGGACGCCTTTGCGGGCGACCTGAAGAATCCTAAGCTGCTCACTGCCCTCAAACAGCTCCGGACCCAGCAAGCCGCAGAGGAGGCCGCCGCCCGCAAGACGGCAGCAGATAGGGCGGCGGCGACCGCGGGGGACGCAGCGCTGGCCGTCCAGAAGGCAGAGATCGCGGCCCTTGCCGATGGCCGCGCCAAGAAGAAAGTAGAGCGCGCCCTTGAGTTGCAGGAGTTTCAGAAGTCGGTCGACGATCAGGTGGCGGCTCTCTCCGACTTCCCCAAACGGCAGGCCGAGATCCAAGCTGCCGGCCGCGCCCAGGCGGCGGCCATGCGGAAGGGCTGGGCGCGCGAGGACGCTGAGGCCGCCAAGGAAGACGCCAAGCGGGCGGCAGAAGAAACGAAGGCGGCGGCGCGAGTCGTGGCTGATGCGGAATCTGCCGGGCGTGATGCGCTCATCGCGGGCATCGCTGATGAGACTGCGCGCCGCCGGGCGGAGCGGGACGCCCAGCTCTCCGACCTGCAGGACTCTATCGACGCCCAGGTGGCCGAGGTCGCCAAGTATCCCGACAAGGTGCGCAAGATACAGGAGGCCGGCCGTACTCGAGAGAAAGGGATGCGGCAGCAATACGCCAATGAAGACGCCGAGCAGGCCCGCGATACTGCCCAACGGATTGCCGATGCCTGGGCAAAGGCGCAGGACGCTGCCTATGCCGCCCAAGCCGCAGGTCGCGACAACGACCTGGCACAGTTCGAGTTGACCCTCTCCCGCCGCCTCGCCGGGGCTAAAGACAACGCGTTGGCCCTCGCACAGATTGAAGCGCAGGCCGTACAGGAGCGCGCTCGGCTTGCCCAGCAGAGCGCACGGGATCAGTACGCGGCCGACCGGCAGCAACTGGGCGATGCCCGGGACCGCGCCCTGGCCTCCGACAAGCTCAGTGATGGGGAGCGTCAGGCCATCTGGCGCGAGTACTACTCCAACCTCACCAAGCTCAGCACCGATTTCCAAACGGGAGAAACGGCCCGCCTCCAGAAGCAGGAGGAGGATGCACGGGCCGCTGCCGAGAAGATCAGGTTGGCCCGAATCGCCGCCGCCGTCCGTCCTGCCGAGGACGCTGGGCGCGATGTGTCGGCCATACAGGCCCAGCAGCAACTGGCGCAGAGTGCCGCCGAGCGCCTCGCTCTGGAGATCCGGATACAGGGGGCGCAGGAGCGTCAGGCCGCCGCCTACGCGGCCATGTTGGCCCGTGCGAAGGAACTGGGCCTCACCGACGAGGAACGCACCTCCCTGGGCGACAAGTTACTGGCGAGCAACAACGCCGTGCGCCAGAGCCAGCAGGCCCAGCTCGACCTGCAAAAGCAGATCAAGGGCGAAGCGCAGCAGATCGTGGACCTGTACGGCCGACTCGTGGTCCTGACCGGACGCGAGTCGGGTGCAGCGGCGGCGCAGCGCGAGCTGGCCGAGGCGACCACCCAGGTCGGAGACGCCTATGCCCGCACCCTGCCCTACCTCGACGCTTACCGCGCCGGCAGCCTGCGTCCACAGGATTACGCCTTAGCCGGTGAGGCGCTGGGCGGCCTAGTGTCGGCTCTGGAGGCGCAGCGCCAGAAATTGGAGGCCCTCCGGAGCGAGTACGACCGCCAGCGCGACGCCCTGAAGAGCGTGCAGGACGTACTCAAGGGCTTTGGGGAAGAACTGGGAGACCAGCGCCTGCTGGACAACGCCATCACGTTCAACCAGGCCACCTACGATCAGGCCAAGGCCGCACTCGACACGCTGCTCAAGGGTGGGCAGTACGACGCCGCGCAGCTCGCCGAGGCGACAGGCAAGCTTCAGACGAGCTACACGGGCCTCAAGGACGCTGTGGCCGCGCTGGGAGAGGCGCGGGCGCGCGAGTTTGAGCGGGAGGCGAAGCGGATCAAGGACGAGTCTGACCGCCGCACACGCCTCCTGGATGCCCAGATCAAGGCGGCCAAAACGGCCGGCCTCGACACCAGTGGCCTCGAATCCCAGCGCGACGCCATCGTGGCCGACGCCGAGCGGCAGGTGCGCGGGCTGGAAGCCAAGGCCGAGGCTGCCCGTACGGCCGCCCAGACCGCCCTCAACGACCGCACGCGGGGGCTACAGACACTCCTTCAGGGCGTGCAACAGGGCGCGGCGACAGCCCAGAAGGGCGTGACCGATCTTGCCGGGGAGGTGAAGCAGGCCGAGAAGGATGTGCAGGACAGCGCCGACCGGATGCGCAAGAGCCTGGAGGGCACCTTCGCTGGGCTGCCCATCCTGGCCGGGAAGGCGGGCAAGACAGCCGGACAGCAGTTCGCCGAGCAGTTCCTGGCGGGGGTGAAGAGCCTGAAGCTCCCGGCCCTGAGCGCCGCGGCCCCCGCAACCGCCGCTACTCGCCCGGCGGTGGGCAGCATCACACAGATCATCACCATCAACGGCCAGAACGTCACCGGGACGGCCAGCCAGACCACGAAGCAACTGCTCAAGGCGCTCGCCAACGAGGCCGAGGCCGAGTGCCGCAGGAGGGGACAGTGA
- a CDS encoding helix-turn-helix domain-containing protein — protein sequence MRHIEAELIGELEQAMRRAGKTQAEFATFKGASRQAVNPYFTGKKALLTDTALELFEFLGVRVKLEPIEP from the coding sequence GTGAGGCATATCGAAGCAGAACTGATCGGAGAGCTGGAACAAGCCATGCGCCGGGCTGGCAAAACTCAGGCCGAATTTGCAACCTTCAAAGGGGCCAGTCGGCAGGCCGTGAATCCCTACTTCACGGGTAAAAAAGCACTGCTCACGGACACTGCCCTGGAGCTGTTCGAGTTCTTGGGGGTGCGCGTGAAGCTGGAGCCGATAGAGCCATAA
- a CDS encoding HNH endonuclease — MADPMRAAAERERNKTRSRQERAANPERQRQRVREHRQRHPELCKARGRDTKAKAYQRDPEKFKARTAAQRALRFGDGGKITGTDLRAAFARQSGCCHYCGEKVGRTAGPWHADHFIPISRGGANVAENIVIACEPCNRQKYNKMPWEFMPERFSPPTP; from the coding sequence ATGGCCGATCCGATGAGGGCGGCGGCAGAGCGTGAACGCAATAAGACGCGCAGCCGACAAGAGCGGGCAGCCAATCCTGAGAGACAACGACAGCGCGTCCGCGAGCATAGGCAGCGTCACCCTGAGCTTTGTAAGGCGCGTGGCAGGGATACCAAGGCCAAGGCGTACCAGCGCGACCCGGAGAAGTTCAAGGCGCGTACCGCTGCCCAGCGAGCCTTGCGGTTTGGCGACGGGGGCAAGATCACGGGTACTGATCTACGCGCCGCATTTGCGCGGCAAAGTGGCTGCTGCCATTACTGCGGCGAGAAGGTGGGCCGAACCGCTGGCCCTTGGCACGCTGACCATTTCATCCCTATCTCTCGTGGAGGCGCAAACGTTGCTGAGAACATCGTGATCGCTTGTGAGCCGTGCAACCGGCAGAAGTACAACAAGATGCCTTGGGAATTCATGCCCGAAAGGTTCAGTCCGCCGACGCCCTAA
- a CDS encoding toll/interleukin-1 receptor domain-containing protein yields the protein MKVFLSWSGEPSRQVAKALKGWIELVLPGVQPWMSDKDLGAGVRWSQEIEASLKLSSFGVICVTASNRNSPWLNFEAGAISNNLSENGDSKARVVPYLLDVVFNDINGPLSQFHGKQSNKSGTWELVQSLNNLSSQPRDIRHLEKTFEAFWPELEDMLADASALAEKSNNKNINQESGLRDEDDKMNEMLTILRNINNSPPEVGAENLSSKVTPAKIRSLANKLGKDLGQSTDLIEIKAKGREISIITVPMTDERKEELRIRAHQTLSEYTSEKVIIRWAVLFEDGHIESDGVTFA from the coding sequence ATGAAAGTCTTCCTGAGCTGGTCCGGAGAGCCCTCCAGGCAGGTTGCTAAGGCACTTAAGGGATGGATCGAATTGGTGCTGCCCGGTGTACAACCTTGGATGTCGGATAAGGACCTAGGTGCCGGAGTCCGCTGGTCCCAAGAAATCGAAGCCAGTCTCAAACTTAGTAGCTTTGGTGTAATTTGTGTAACCGCTAGCAACAGAAATTCCCCCTGGCTTAACTTTGAAGCTGGCGCTATTTCAAATAATCTTTCAGAAAATGGTGACTCCAAAGCTAGAGTAGTTCCCTACTTGCTAGATGTGGTGTTTAATGACATTAACGGTCCACTTTCTCAGTTTCACGGTAAACAGTCTAATAAAAGTGGCACTTGGGAGTTGGTTCAGTCGTTGAACAACCTCTCAAGTCAACCAAGGGATATTAGGCATTTGGAAAAAACATTTGAAGCATTCTGGCCTGAGCTAGAGGATATGTTAGCTGACGCTAGTGCCTTGGCTGAAAAATCTAATAATAAAAATATTAATCAAGAATCTGGCCTTAGAGATGAAGATGATAAAATGAATGAAATGCTTACAATACTTAGAAATATTAATAACTCCCCTCCCGAGGTTGGAGCTGAGAATCTTAGCTCTAAAGTCACTCCAGCAAAAATTCGGAGTCTTGCCAATAAGCTTGGTAAAGACCTAGGCCAATCTACCGATTTAATAGAAATAAAAGCTAAAGGTAGAGAAATATCTATAATTACAGTGCCAATGACAGACGAGAGAAAGGAAGAGCTGAGGATAAGAGCACATCAGACATTAAGCGAATATACCAGCGAGAAAGTCATCATTAGATGGGCCGTCTTATTTGAAGATGGGCATATCGAGAGCGATGGAGTCACCTTCGCTTAA
- a CDS encoding TIR domain-containing protein, producing the protein MKVFLSWSKEPSKSIATFLRGWLTDVIQSLEPWMSGEDIPVGDRWANQISGELESRNYGILILTPENQFQPWINYEAGALSKMVGSSRVIPYTFGFKPADVSSSPLTAFQGVEANEDGTWRMLVEINKGLPVPLAEPQLRRAFEKNWGDLDAELKRVAEVEAKREKANPGTTPPPRSDSDKLDEMLPLLRQIAQQTKESPEDRYRRARGQRNIDTTAEKIALAFKSRPTISLDVPKAYTNGDDIEIRINSILAEISKNELPIFLNRVINNNGISEMHFTIMASDAKSYDKYRAWLGSICEAHNNSRMRLVITNEQ; encoded by the coding sequence ATGAAAGTCTTCCTGAGCTGGTCGAAGGAGCCGTCAAAAAGCATCGCCACCTTCCTGCGCGGGTGGTTGACGGACGTGATCCAGAGCCTCGAACCCTGGATGTCCGGCGAGGACATCCCAGTGGGCGACCGATGGGCTAACCAGATTTCTGGTGAGCTAGAGAGCCGGAACTACGGCATTCTGATCCTCACGCCAGAGAACCAGTTCCAGCCCTGGATCAACTACGAAGCTGGAGCGCTCTCTAAGATGGTCGGCTCTAGCCGGGTCATCCCCTACACCTTCGGTTTCAAACCTGCCGATGTCAGCAGCTCGCCGCTAACCGCCTTCCAGGGGGTAGAGGCGAACGAGGACGGCACATGGCGGATGCTGGTCGAAATCAACAAAGGGCTTCCCGTCCCCCTGGCTGAGCCGCAGCTCCGGCGCGCCTTTGAGAAGAATTGGGGTGACTTGGACGCGGAGTTGAAGCGGGTAGCCGAAGTAGAGGCAAAGCGGGAGAAAGCCAATCCGGGTACTACCCCGCCGCCCAGATCGGATAGCGACAAGCTGGACGAGATGCTGCCTCTCCTTAGACAGATTGCCCAGCAGACTAAGGAATCTCCAGAAGACAGATATAGACGAGCGCGAGGGCAAAGGAATATAGATACTACCGCAGAAAAAATAGCCCTGGCTTTTAAATCAAGACCGACTATAAGTTTAGATGTTCCCAAAGCTTATACAAACGGAGACGACATAGAAATTCGTATTAATTCTATTCTTGCAGAGATATCCAAAAATGAACTTCCTATATTTCTGAATAGAGTTATTAACAATAACGGTATTTCCGAAATGCACTTCACCATTATGGCAAGTGATGCCAAGAGCTACGATAAGTATAGAGCTTGGCTAGGAAGTATTTGCGAGGCTCATAATAATTCAAGAATGCGATTAGTCATAACCAATGAGCAATAG
- a CDS encoding terminase small subunit has translation MTQPDAPQPKTADELGAALLPRDRVLADTYLANWNKRLAGEAAKYSEKGKKYLDRFKREDVRAYIAARLSEEVMSAEEVLARLSARARLSGEDFFEQQAYEVSVYEDRPLQFKIDNLEAQVGQMLAYDPEVLKSRIERLQAEISELTVELALNPAATYRVQVGTETRYRTVPSLEAARQNGVLQFVEGAEYGPSGLKFKWADALRAQELLGKHHKLFTEKHEHSGRVGMVIGIDIVPPEGAQ, from the coding sequence ATGACTCAGCCCGACGCCCCTCAACCGAAGACCGCCGACGAGTTGGGCGCGGCCCTCCTGCCCCGTGACCGCGTACTCGCCGATACCTACCTCGCCAATTGGAACAAGCGCTTGGCCGGTGAGGCCGCCAAGTACAGCGAGAAGGGTAAGAAGTACCTCGACCGCTTCAAGCGCGAGGACGTGCGCGCCTACATCGCGGCCCGGCTTTCCGAAGAGGTCATGAGCGCCGAGGAGGTGCTGGCCCGCCTCAGTGCGCGCGCCCGCCTCAGTGGTGAGGACTTCTTCGAGCAGCAGGCCTATGAGGTATCGGTCTACGAGGACCGGCCCCTGCAGTTCAAGATCGACAATCTGGAAGCCCAGGTTGGGCAGATGCTGGCCTATGACCCCGAGGTGCTCAAGTCCCGCATTGAGAGGTTGCAAGCCGAGATCTCGGAGTTGACCGTAGAGCTGGCCCTGAACCCAGCGGCCACATACCGCGTGCAGGTCGGGACGGAGACGCGGTACCGCACCGTGCCCAGCCTGGAAGCCGCACGCCAGAACGGCGTGCTTCAGTTCGTCGAGGGGGCCGAGTACGGGCCCAGCGGCCTCAAGTTCAAATGGGCCGACGCCCTGCGCGCGCAGGAGCTGCTGGGCAAGCACCACAAGTTGTTTACCGAGAAGCACGAGCACTCCGGTCGTGTCGGCATGGTCATCGGCATCGACATCGTGCCGCCCGAGGGTGCCCAGTGA
- a CDS encoding HNH endonuclease — MTSYSTNDRHRTRNRARARKCGAKGVFDGQDVERRIDQQEARCHYCGEELDFDGPNKWQVDHFIPLSRGGSNWASNIVVACAGCNRDKGDRFPWEYRPARFEEGCGRDG, encoded by the coding sequence ATGACCAGTTACAGCACCAACGATAGGCACCGCACGCGCAACCGCGCCCGCGCCCGGAAGTGCGGGGCGAAAGGCGTATTCGATGGGCAGGACGTAGAACGGCGCATTGACCAGCAGGAGGCCCGCTGCCACTACTGCGGGGAAGAGTTGGACTTCGACGGCCCAAACAAGTGGCAGGTAGACCACTTCATCCCGCTGAGCCGGGGCGGCTCGAATTGGGCGAGCAACATCGTGGTTGCCTGCGCGGGGTGCAACCGGGATAAGGGCGACCGCTTTCCCTGGGAGTACCGGCCTGCCCGGTTTGAGGAGGGGTGTGGACGTGACGGGTGA
- a CDS encoding terminase large subunit domain-containing protein, translated as MTAVHDLTEVRGGRLKVNLHAGQYRAWKSEARHVLVMAGTQSGKTSFGPLWLYREIQRRGPGDYLVVAPSFPLLELKLRPEFMRLFDRQLGLGDYTGSPTKKFVFSEEGSRVTFGDRYHPDIPTQVFFGHAQDPDSLESATAKAAWLDEAGQKKFKKASWDAIMRRLAIHRGRVLYSTTPYYIGWLKRDLHDKADGKLIELINFRSVDNPMFSQAEYDERKAAMPDWKFRMFYDGVFTRPAGLIYDVFDAEKHVLERFPIPDTWERVWGLDFGAVNTCVVKLAQQPDTGHWFVYEEYLHGGRTAKEHVAALRVGEPMGRVKAVGGAGSEQNWRDEFKAAGLPVLKPEVSEVEVGIDRAYALLKSNQLYFFEDLEGLVGGDEEDGELPTYSRELDEDGEPTDEIEDKSTFHRLDGLRYAATLIRSGPTAGPVRRRQSTVTT; from the coding sequence GTGACGGCCGTCCACGACCTCACCGAGGTACGCGGCGGTCGGCTGAAGGTCAATCTTCACGCGGGCCAGTACCGGGCCTGGAAGAGCGAGGCCCGCCACGTCCTGGTCATGGCGGGGACGCAATCTGGGAAGACGTCGTTCGGCCCCCTCTGGCTGTACCGAGAGATCCAGCGGCGTGGCCCGGGCGACTACCTCGTGGTGGCCCCTTCCTTCCCTCTCCTGGAGCTCAAGCTGCGGCCCGAGTTCATGCGCCTGTTTGACCGGCAGCTGGGCCTGGGCGACTACACGGGCTCACCCACGAAAAAGTTCGTGTTCAGCGAGGAAGGCAGCCGGGTCACCTTCGGGGACCGGTACCATCCGGACATTCCCACCCAGGTCTTCTTCGGGCACGCCCAGGACCCGGACAGTCTGGAGTCCGCCACGGCCAAGGCGGCCTGGCTCGACGAGGCGGGGCAGAAGAAGTTCAAGAAGGCTTCCTGGGACGCGATCATGCGCCGCCTCGCCATCCACCGGGGGCGCGTGCTCTACAGCACCACCCCGTATTACATCGGCTGGCTGAAGCGGGACCTTCACGACAAGGCGGACGGCAAGCTCATCGAGCTGATCAACTTCCGCTCGGTGGACAATCCCATGTTCAGCCAAGCCGAATACGACGAGCGGAAGGCTGCCATGCCGGACTGGAAGTTTCGGATGTTCTACGACGGGGTCTTCACGCGCCCCGCCGGTCTGATCTACGACGTGTTCGATGCGGAGAAGCACGTGCTGGAGCGCTTCCCCATTCCCGACACCTGGGAGCGGGTCTGGGGCCTGGACTTCGGGGCCGTGAATACCTGCGTGGTCAAGTTGGCGCAGCAGCCGGATACGGGTCACTGGTTCGTGTACGAGGAGTACCTGCACGGGGGCCGCACGGCGAAAGAGCACGTGGCCGCCTTGCGTGTGGGTGAGCCCATGGGCCGGGTGAAGGCGGTCGGCGGCGCAGGGTCTGAGCAGAACTGGCGCGACGAGTTCAAGGCAGCCGGGTTGCCGGTGCTCAAGCCAGAGGTCAGCGAGGTCGAGGTCGGCATTGACCGGGCCTACGCGCTCCTCAAGTCCAATCAGCTGTACTTCTTCGAAGACCTGGAAGGTCTCGTGGGGGGCGACGAAGAGGACGGCGAGCTACCGACATACAGCCGCGAGCTGGATGAAGACGGTGAGCCCACCGACGAGATCGAGGACAAGAGCACCTTCCACCGCCTGGACGGCCTGCGCTACGCCGCCACGCTGATCCGCTCCGGACCTACAGCCGGGCCGGTGCGCCGGCGACAGTCCACGGTCACGACCTGA